In the Armatimonadota bacterium genome, TGCCAGGACCACCTTGAACGTCGACCCCGGCTCCACCACCGCCGCGATCGCGGGGTTGCTCCAGCGGGCGGGCGGCACCGCGTCGAAGCGGTTGGGGTCGAAGCCGGGCGTGGCGGCCACGGCCAGCAACTCGCCGGTCGTCGGGTCCATGACCAGGACGACCCCTGCCCGCGCCCGCGTCTGCGCCACCGCCAGGTCCAGTTCGCGCTCGGCGATGTGCTGCACCACCTGATCGATGGTCAGCACCACGTCCGCACCGTCCCGGGGTGGGCGGACGATCCGCTGGGTCTCGACCAGGGGGCGGCCCATCGCATCCCGCTCGACCGTGGCGCGCCCTTCAACCCCGCGCAGTTCCTGGTCGAACGCCAGCTCCGCGCCGGCGAGGCCCTGCGTGTCGAGGCCGGCGAAGCCCACGACGTGGGCTGCGAGAGGGCCGTTGGGGTAGACCCGACGGTACTCGGTGCGCAAGCCCAGCTGGGTGCCAAGGCGCAACGCCCGCACACGCTCGGCGACGGGCTGCGGCACCTTTCGGGCCAGCCAGACGAAGTGCTTGCGCCCGTCGAGCCGGGCGGCCACGTCCGCGACCCGCAGGCCCAGGATGGGTGCGACCGCGCGGGCGAAGGCCTGAGGGTCTGGGATCGCGGACGGGACGGCGTAGACGGACGGGGCCTCGACGGTCACCGCCAGCGGACGCCCGGCGCGATCCAGCAGCCGGCCCCGGACCGGCGCCAGCACCACCGTCTCCTGCTGCTGACGCTCGGCCAGCGCCTCGAGCTGGCCGGCGTCGAGGACGTGCAACGTGATCAGCCGCACCGCCAGCGCCAGCATGGCGACCGCCATGGCGCCGCCCACCACCACGGCCCGGGTCCGAATCAGCCGGTGGTGCGCGCGCTCCTCGCGGGCGACACGAAACGAGCGACTTCCGGACCGCTCACCCGCCCCAGGCGGCCGCCGATGACGGTGGCCGGTCATCGCCGCCGCGCGCGCGCCTCGGCCTCACGGTCCGCGAGGAGCCCGACCAGCCGGCGCAGCGTGCTGGGTGGCGCGGGCGCCTGGGCCCGTGCCGTGGCCGGCCCGATGGTGATGGCGGCGAGCTGCGGCTGGCGGGGCGGCACCATGCCCAGCTCTGTGGTGGCGATCCGTTCGATCCGTTGCGGGGCCCGCAGCGCCGAGGCCATCGCGGCCAGCCGCGCCTGTTCGGCGCGCAACTGCGCGACCTCCCGCTGGAGCCGCAGGATCGCATAGCCCGTCTCCGCTCGCTGGGCCCGCTGGGCGACCAGGAACAGAGCGGGCAGGGTGCAGAGCACCGCCATCACCATCGCACCGGCCACCGGCGACAGACGCCGTCGGCGTCCCCGGCTGCGACGGATCGGCCGGTCGGGGATCCAGACCGGGTAGACCCGGGCGTGCTGCGCAGTGGCGTTCATGACGGCGGAACATCGCGCCGCCAGGGACGAGAGCGCCGGAAGCCGGGTGCCGGAGGGGAAGCGTCAGGCAGGATGGAGGGGAGGGTGGGATCAGCGCTGTGTTGCCCGGCCTCCGGCGCATCTGTCGAACCGTCGTGGGGCAAGCGTTCCGCAACCCGCAGCTTCGCACTGCGCGCCCGCGGGTTTCGCGCGAGCTCGTCGGCCGACGGCGTCTGGGGCCGGCGCGTCAGCACGCGCAGCCATCGCCGTCCGCCGCAGGTGCAGGTGGGGCTCCCGGGAGGGCAGGTGCAGCCACGGGAGAGACGCAGGAAGGTGTGTTTGACGAGACGATCTTCCAGGGAGTGGAAGGTGATGACGCAGAGTCGACCGCCCCCCCGGAGAGTCCCCACCGCATCGGGCAGTGCGCGTTCGAGGTGTTCGAGTTCCCGATTGACCGCGATCCGCAGGGCCTGGAACGTGCGCGTCGCCGGGTGCGTCCCGGGTGGCCACGCGCGCCGGGGAATCGCCGCGGCGACGACCGCCGCCAGCGCGTCGGTGGTCGCCAGAGGCCGGTGCGCCACGATCGCCCGCGCGATCCGCCGCGCCCACCGTTCCTCGCCGTACCGCCAGATGAGGTCGGCCAGGGCGTCCTCCGACAACGTGTTCACCAGCTCGGCAGCCGTGTGCGGCTCACTGCGGTCCATGCGCATGTCGAGCGGCCCCGACCGGAGGAAGCTGAACCCGCGGTCTGGCGTCTCAAGCTGCAGCGACGAGACTCCAAGGTCCATCACGATCCCGTCCACCGCCTCTATCCCGAGGTCCGCGACCACCTGGCGTATCGCCGCGTAGTTCGCGTGTCGAAGCTGGACTGCCGCGCCAAACCGCGCGAGCCGACGCGCCGCCACCGCCAGGGCCTCGGGATCGCGATCGATCCCGATCAGCAGCCCGCCGGGCACGATCCGCGCCAGGATCGCCTCCGCGTGGCCGCCACCGCCGACCGTGGCGTCCACGAACACCCCCCCTGGCCGCGGGGCCAACCAGGCGAGGACTTCCTCGAGCATCACCGGAACGTGTCCGGTGGCGTCAGCGGTCCCCGCCGCCATCCGTCCTAGATGCTCAGTTCCTCGATCTGCTCGGCGATCTTCGGCGCCGACTTCCTGGCCTGCTCGAGGTAGGTCTGCCAGGTCGCGAGGCTCCAGATCTCCACCCGGCTGACCAGACCTACCACCACGACCTCCCGCTCGATCCCCGCGTGCTGCCGCAGGTGTGGCGGCAGCGTGATCCGCCCCTGGCGGTCCAGGTCCAGGTCAACGGCACCGGCCAGCAGGTACCGCATCACGTCCCGTTTGCTGGTCGAGAGCCGTTTCAGGGCCTCTTCGACCCTGGCCCACTCCGTGGGCGAGTACACCGTGACGCACGGGTCGATGCCCCGGGTGGCGATCACCTGGTCGCCCAGCGCGCGCCTGAACCTGGGGGGCAGCACGACGCGGCCCTTCTCGTCCAGGGCGTACTGGAACTCTCCTCGGAGCATCCCCACTCCTCACCACTTTGTCCCACGCTATTCTCCAGGTTCCCACAAACTCCTCCTGGTAGACGCGAACCAACTCGGAAATTTTTCCGCCGGCGTCGACATGCAGCCCTCGGCCAGCCGCAGCACGGCCGCCATGGACGTGTCGGGTCCTGCTGGCGGCTGTGCGCCGGTCGGACCTAGATGTCGTTGCTCCTAGCCACGGCTCGCCCACATCTAGCAACGGCGATACAGCGAAACTGTGAGCGCGGATGTGCCGTCCTGCTGACCAGGACACCGCGCGGGCGCCGTGGAGCCGCCAGGTTGGGGGACACATCCTTGTGACACGCGGGCGTACCGGTGAGAGCACGTGGGTCGCGCGCCCGGCGTGCGCTGAACGTCACCTGCCGGTGCAGGGGCGTTCGGGGTTAGGCCTGGCAGTCTCCCCTGTGGCCCGTACTCGCGTTCGGTGGGGAGCTCGTGCCGAAGGGTCTTCGGAGTACGATTGGCAGGTCCTGACCGCTGCCGGACGCCGTGTGCGCCTCATAGCCCGTGCCGGAGGTTCTTCGGGTTAGGTTGACAGTCTTCGGCGCTCGTGGGCTACGACGGGGTGCAGACGCCCGTGCCGGGTTAGGATTGACGGAGGACTGGCGGCGGCCAGCTGCTGCCCTGCGCGCCCCCGGACGGGATCGTCAGGAGAACGGGATCGTCAGGAGCGGTAGGTCAACCCCGAAGTGCGGCCGGGGCGCTGGTGGTATCGCGACGTTGGGGGCCCGGACCGGATCGCTGCCACCGAGACTACAACCCCAACTGAGCGGCCGGTGGGTGGTGGCGTCGTGGCACCACCGAGGCGCTGCTTGTCAGTCGCGTGGCCTGGACCGTGCGCGGGCCTCTCCCGGTGCTGGCGGCTGTAGCCGTCCGATGCGGCCTCGTACCCTGCGCAACAGCCACTGGGCCTGCTCTCCCAGACCGAGCACGCCGTCCAGTTCGTGGCGGAGCGCGATCCCTTCGGGCGTGTCGGCGATCGCGGGGCTCGGGTGCGTCACCACCATGATGCCGCCGTCTGGCAGGATCTCGACCATGAACGCCAGCGAGGTGAGCACGCGGGCCGGCCCCACTCTGGCCACAAGCTCAGGTCCAAGGAAGTTCGCCCACTGGAGCAGTGGGGGCTCCACCTCCCCCGCCCCCCCGAGGCCCTCCCACTCCCCGGACCCGACAGCGCCCCAGGGAGCCTCGAGAAAGAGGTAGAGCCCCTTGCACACCCCCAGCAGCCGCTCGACTTCCTGACTGGAGGACAGCGTGTCCGCCGGCACGACAAGCCCTACGCGTGTCGGGCTGGTCCGCGGGTTCGGGCTGATCGCAAGCGAGAGCACCGGCTCCGGCGTGTTCTCGGCCACGCGTAGAAAGGTGGCCTCCCCGGCGGCCCCCAGCTGCTCGAGGAGCGCGGCGGACCGCGTCCCGGTCAGCCGATGCAGGGCTCCGTCGGCGGCCCGCCGGACCAGCTGCGGCGCGTAGGGGCCGCCCTGCGCCTGCAGGGTGTCCAGAATCGCTCTCACCATACCCGGCTGGATCGGACGGTCGACGACGAACCGGGCCACCACCTGTCCCGGCACCTTGCCCCACCTCGCCTTCGCTTCCGGCTGGTGAGATACAGGTGTAGCGCCCCGATCTCTCCGC is a window encoding:
- a CDS encoding penicillin-binding protein 2 — its product is MAVAMLALAVRLITLHVLDAGQLEALAERQQQETVVLAPVRGRLLDRAGRPLAVTVEAPSVYAVPSAIPDPQAFARAVAPILGLRVADVAARLDGRKHFVWLARKVPQPVAERVRALRLGTQLGLRTEYRRVYPNGPLAAHVVGFAGLDTQGLAGAELAFDQELRGVEGRATVERDAMGRPLVETQRIVRPPRDGADVVLTIDQVVQHIAERELDLAVAQTRARAGVVLVMDPTTGELLAVAATPGFDPNRFDAVPPARWSNPAIAAVVEPGSTFKVVLAAAALEHGVVSLQDVFTSDGTYRVAGHLIREAHGRVYRRQTLTDIIANSSNVGVAMVATRLGKERFYATIRRFGFGAATGVELPGEAVGLVPPPDHWLGPGLQTIAFGQGISVTPLQMLAAGAALANEGVWVRPRVLRQVRDPAGRTIRVPAAEPARAVTSPQVARQVLAMMDEVVERGTGTLAKLDGYRVAGKTGTAQKPAPGGGYRADAYIASFLGIVHTDRPVLAVFVLLDEPRGAYYGGVVAAPVFRAIAAQTLWHLRVAPAAAVDR
- a CDS encoding cell division protein FtsL is translated as MNATAQHARVYPVWIPDRPIRRSRGRRRRLSPVAGAMVMAVLCTLPALFLVAQRAQRAETGYAILRLQREVAQLRAEQARLAAMASALRAPQRIERIATTELGMVPPRQPQLAAITIGPATARAQAPAPPSTLRRLVGLLADREAEARARRR
- the mraZ gene encoding division/cell wall cluster transcriptional repressor MraZ produces the protein MLRGEFQYALDEKGRVVLPPRFRRALGDQVIATRGIDPCVTVYSPTEWARVEEALKRLSTSKRDVMRYLLAGAVDLDLDRQGRITLPPHLRQHAGIEREVVVVGLVSRVEIWSLATWQTYLEQARKSAPKIAEQIEELSI